The following nucleotide sequence is from Sphingomonas telluris.
TGGGCCTGAAGTACCGCTACTTCCGCACCGGCAGCCTCGACCTGTCCGACACCACCGGCGCGGCCCTGTTGGGCAACACCGAAACGGTGGTCGGAACGGATGCGGCCGGCGCGCCCGTCGTGACAGACGTGACCACCAATGCGGCTCTGTTCACGGACTTTGAATCGAAGTTCCGTTCGCACAGCCTGATGGCCAGCCTCATCTTCAACTTCGGTGGTGCGGAAGCTGCTCCGCCGCCGCCTCCGCCGCCTCCGCCCCCGCCGCCTCCGCCGCCGCCCCCTGCGACGCAGACCTGCCCGGACGGAACGGTGATCCTGGCGACCGAGACCTGTCCGGCTCCGCCGCCTCCGCCTCCGCCGCCGCCGCCGGCGCCGGAACGCGGTTAAACCGAAGATCTGAGCTAAAGGGGTCCCGGGCGAGGCACATGCTTCGCCCGGGAATTCTTTTGATCAGCGGGCGAGTTGGCCGACCATCGACTTCAGGGTCCGCGCGTCCTCGATCGCGTGGCCGTGGATGTCGTTGTTGAAATAGCACCACACGCTTCGCCCGCGGCTGGACTGGTCCAAGATCCAGTCGCTCCATTCGAGCAGAGCCTCGTCCGAATACCTGCCCCAATATTTGCCGCCGGCGCCGTGGAAGCGGACGTAGGCTGTTCGCCCGCTAGCCCAACGCGGTGACACCAAGCCCTTCAGGTCGTGAGCGACGAAGCCGACGCCGTAGCGGTCGAGGAGCGCGCGGACGTCCTCCTCGTACCAGCTCTTGTGGCGGAACTCGAAAACGTGCTCGAGATCCGTCGGAAGCAGGTTCAGGAATGCTTCCAGCCGCGGCAGGTCTTTGTGCAAGCTCGGCGGAAGCTGGTAGAGCAGGGGCCCCAGCGCCGGCCCCAATGGCCGGGCAAGGTCGATAAACTGCTGCAGAGCGTCCTCGCAGCCGAGCAGCTTCTTCATGTGCGTGATGAAGCGATTGACCTTCACCGCATAGCGGAAGCCCGCAGGTGCCTTCTCGCGCCAACCCTCGAACGTCGAGGCGAGCGGCACTCGATAGAAGCTCGCGTTGATCTCGACTGTGTCGAAATCCTCGGCGTAGCGCTCGAACCAGCGCTTCTGCGGCAGGCCCTCGGGATAGAGGAGCCCGCGCCAGTGCTTGTAGACCCATCCGGAGCAGCCGACGTGGATCGTCCGCCCGCGGTCGTTGGAAACAGTTGTTGCCTGCATCGTTGCAGCTTCGAACACTGTTTTTCTCGGAGAGTTGCGTGCGTTATCGTCCCATGTTGATCAGTGCCGCTGCGGCAGCTTTCGTCGCCGGAGCAGCAATCGCCCAGAATTCAGCGGACAATGCGTCCGCCTCGGAGGGCAAGAAGTCCTGGGTTGCGCCGGGTACTCCGGGCTCTCCGATCAAGGGAGAGCAATTTCACGCACAGGTCCTGCTCGACATGGCCGGCTTCTCGCCGGGTGTGATCGACGGCCGCAGCGGAAGCTCGCTGACGGAGGCGATCAGGGGCTTCCAGGAGTCGAAGGGGCTCAAGGTCACCGGCAAGCTGGACGGGCAAACGCGGTCGGCCCTGCTGAGCCAGAACCGTCCTTCCACGGTCGACGTGAAGCTGACAGCCGACGATGTCGGCGGTCCGTTCACCTATCCGTTCCCGAAGAAGCCCGAGGATCAGGAGAAGCTGAGCTTCCTCGGCTATCGAAACATGCTGGAGAAGCTGGCGGAGCGGTATCACACGACGCCGCAGACGATCGTAGCCCTGAACGGCCCGGACAAGAGCATCGGCATCGGCCAGACGCTGCGACTGCCCAACGTCGTTCCGCAATCCCGCGATTACTCGGGCGCCAACGAGAAGCAGGAACCGCTGCTAGCCGCGCTCAA
It contains:
- a CDS encoding DUF72 domain-containing protein: MFEAATMQATTVSNDRGRTIHVGCSGWVYKHWRGLLYPEGLPQKRWFERYAEDFDTVEINASFYRVPLASTFEGWREKAPAGFRYAVKVNRFITHMKKLLGCEDALQQFIDLARPLGPALGPLLYQLPPSLHKDLPRLEAFLNLLPTDLEHVFEFRHKSWYEEDVRALLDRYGVGFVAHDLKGLVSPRWASGRTAYVRFHGAGGKYWGRYSDEALLEWSDWILDQSSRGRSVWCYFNNDIHGHAIEDARTLKSMVGQLAR
- a CDS encoding L,D-transpeptidase family protein; the encoded protein is MRYRPMLISAAAAAFVAGAAIAQNSADNASASEGKKSWVAPGTPGSPIKGEQFHAQVLLDMAGFSPGVIDGRSGSSLTEAIRGFQESKGLKVTGKLDGQTRSALLSQNRPSTVDVKLTADDVGGPFTYPFPKKPEDQEKLSFLGYRNMLEKLAERYHTTPQTIVALNGPDKSIGIGQTLRLPNVVPQSRDYSGANEKQEPLLAALNVDGNQPQGDYIVVDKSEGTLKVYKGEFPAGSAKVDGQLIAQFPVTTGSGHDPLPLGNWKVPTFSYLPPFNYQPDLFWDVSDEKAERKLPPGPNGMVGVAWLDLTKKHYGIHGTPEPQVIGKTQSHGCLRLTNWDVMRLSRMMKPGFQAKFVA